In Ignavibacteria bacterium, a single window of DNA contains:
- the secE gene encoding preprotein translocase subunit SecE, producing MREKILGFFTDIFKEMKKVSWPKKEELRDYTKVVVVTMFIFAIFVYIVDKGISELLKILF from the coding sequence ATGAGAGAAAAAATATTAGGTTTTTTTACGGATATATTTAAAGAAATGAAAAAAGTCTCCTGGCCCAAAAAAGAAGAATTGAGAGACTATACTAAAGTAGTCGTTGTTACTATGTTCATTTTTGCTATTTTTGTGTACATTGTCGATAAGGGTATCAGTGAACTGCTTAAAATTCTATTTTAA
- the nusG gene encoding transcription termination/antitermination protein NusG, which produces MIDNEEDIIQENTGEEISETPMSDSSIDSDNGRFSWYAVRIVSGHENKVKLYIDNQIKEEGLEHKIKTVMIPLEKVFEVKNGKKRIKYKNFFPGYILLEVDLDDNIKRMLSQVPSLMGVVGSKNIKGQRLEPVPLRESEIKRIKAILNDENASEKIDLKLLEGDSVKVTSGPFNNFSGVVLEINTEKMKVKVMVSIFGRKTPIELEFNQIEKLK; this is translated from the coding sequence ATGATAGATAACGAAGAAGATATAATCCAGGAAAATACGGGCGAAGAAATTTCTGAAACTCCTATGTCAGATAGTTCTATCGATTCTGATAACGGCAGGTTCAGTTGGTATGCTGTACGAATTGTTTCCGGTCATGAAAATAAAGTAAAATTATACATTGATAACCAAATAAAAGAGGAAGGTCTTGAACACAAGATTAAAACTGTTATGATTCCTCTTGAAAAAGTATTCGAAGTTAAAAACGGGAAAAAGAGAATTAAGTATAAAAACTTTTTCCCCGGTTACATTCTCCTTGAAGTTGACCTTGATGACAACATTAAAAGAATGCTGTCTCAGGTACCAAGTCTAATGGGTGTTGTGGGCTCAAAAAATATTAAAGGGCAAAGACTTGAACCCGTACCTTTAAGAGAATCTGAAATTAAAAGAATAAAAGCTATTTTAAATGATGAGAACGCTTCCGAGAAAATTGACCTGAAACTTCTTGAGGGAGACTCTGTTAAAGTTACTAGCGGTCCTTTCAACAATTTCAGCGGTGTTGTGCTTGAAATTAATACCGAAAAAATGAAAGTTAAAGTTATGGTCAGTATTTTCGGCAGAAAGACTCCTATTGAACTCGAATTTAATCAAATAGAAAAATTAAAATAA
- the rplK gene encoding 50S ribosomal protein L11: MAKKVVGFIKLQIPAGQATMAPPVGPALGQRGVNGMEFCKQFNARTQGKKGLIIPVVITVFSDKSFTFITKTPPAAVLLLKAAGLEKGSGIPNKTKVGKVSVKQVKEIAETKMVDLNARDVEHAMSMVKGTARSMGITVE, translated from the coding sequence ATGGCCAAAAAAGTAGTAGGTTTCATTAAGTTACAAATTCCGGCAGGGCAGGCAACAATGGCCCCTCCCGTTGGACCGGCATTAGGACAAAGAGGCGTTAACGGAATGGAGTTCTGTAAACAATTCAATGCCAGAACCCAGGGCAAAAAGGGTTTAATAATTCCGGTTGTTATTACCGTCTTTTCGGACAAATCATTTACCTTCATCACCAAAACTCCGCCAGCAGCAGTATTATTACTCAAAGCAGCCGGTCTGGAAAAAGGTTCAGGTATCCCGAATAAGACAAAAGTAGGCAAAGTTTCTGTTAAACAAGTGAAAGAAATTGCTGAAACTAAAATGGTTGATTTAAACGCAAGAGATGTTGAACATGCAATGAGTATGGTTAAAGGTACTGCAAGAAGCATGGGAATAACCGTAGAATAA
- the rplA gene encoding 50S ribosomal protein L1 gives MKLTKKQKEINKSFDSKKEYKIKDAVAIVKQYAKAKFDESVDIAMNLGVDPKHADQVVRGTVSLPNGTGKTVRVLVIAKPEKQQEAVDAGADHVGFEDYLKKIQEGWTDVDVIIATPDSMVELGKLGKILGPRGLMPNPKSGTVTPNVGQAVKEVKAGKIDFRVDKNGTVHSAIGKASFEENKLVENVTAFINMIIKLKPAASKGTYIKGITMSSTMGPGVRIDKSLTDLHSAV, from the coding sequence ATGAAACTAACAAAAAAGCAAAAAGAAATTAATAAGTCTTTCGATTCAAAGAAAGAATATAAAATAAAAGATGCTGTTGCTATCGTTAAGCAGTATGCGAAAGCTAAATTCGATGAGTCTGTCGATATCGCAATGAACTTAGGCGTTGACCCAAAACATGCCGACCAGGTTGTAAGAGGTACTGTCTCATTACCTAACGGTACGGGAAAAACCGTCCGGGTACTCGTTATTGCAAAACCGGAAAAACAGCAGGAAGCTGTTGATGCCGGTGCAGACCATGTTGGCTTTGAAGATTATTTGAAAAAAATTCAGGAAGGTTGGACAGATGTTGACGTTATCATCGCAACACCAGATTCTATGGTTGAACTTGGTAAATTAGGTAAGATTCTTGGTCCTCGCGGACTTATGCCTAATCCCAAAAGCGGTACGGTAACACCTAATGTCGGACAGGCAGTTAAAGAAGTTAAGGCAGGTAAAATTGATTTCAGAGTTGATAAAAATGGCACAGTTCACTCAGCTATTGGAAAGGCATCTTTTGAAGAAAATAAATTGGTTGAAAATGTTACAGCTTTTATTAATATGATTATTAAGCTGAAACCTGCAGCATCAAAGGGTACATACATAAAAGGGATTACAATGTCTAGTACTATGGGTCCGGGTGTAAGAATAGATAAATCACTAACGGATTTACACTCTGCTGTTTAA
- the rplJ gene encoding 50S ribosomal protein L10, with the protein MEKIKKNEVIAEVKVLMNNSPALYFIDFAGLTVADDDKLRGEFFKANIKYKVVKNTLILRALNESENYKQFADDIKNHLKGNTGVIFSGDDPVAPAKILKKVTEKSDKPKFKSAIVDGQYYGSGKMDLLASLLSKEEIIAGILSSLDSPISGIVGSINAVVRDLASIIEEVAKKKAA; encoded by the coding sequence ATGGAAAAAATTAAAAAGAATGAGGTCATTGCTGAAGTTAAAGTCTTGATGAACAATTCGCCTGCATTATATTTTATCGATTTCGCCGGATTGACTGTTGCGGATGATGACAAACTCCGCGGTGAATTCTTTAAGGCAAACATCAAATACAAGGTTGTAAAAAACACTCTCATTTTGCGTGCTTTAAATGAAAGTGAAAATTACAAACAGTTTGCAGATGATATAAAAAATCATTTAAAAGGTAATACAGGTGTAATTTTCTCGGGTGATGATCCGGTTGCTCCTGCGAAAATTCTTAAAAAGGTTACGGAAAAAAGCGATAAGCCAAAATTCAAATCAGCTATCGTCGATGGTCAGTACTACGGCAGCGGAAAAATGGATTTACTCGCTTCACTGTTATCAAAAGAAGAAATTATTGCAGGTATACTCTCAAGTCTCGATTCACCCATTTCGGGTATTGTCGGCTCTATTAATGCTGTCGTCAGAGACCTTGCAAGTATCATTGAGGAAGTTGCCAAGAAAAAGGCAGCTTAG
- the rplL gene encoding 50S ribosomal protein L7/L12 yields MSVVEELLEKISNLTLTEASELKKALEDKFGVTAAAPVMMAGVAAAPTAAAEEEKTEFTVFLNEIGADKIKVIKAVKTATGLGLTEAKALVESAPKPIKENMPKADAEKLKAELEAVGAKVEIK; encoded by the coding sequence ATGTCAGTAGTTGAAGAATTATTAGAAAAAATCTCAAACTTAACTTTAACTGAAGCTTCAGAATTAAAGAAAGCTTTGGAAGATAAATTCGGCGTTACAGCAGCCGCACCGGTTATGATGGCAGGTGTTGCAGCCGCTCCGACAGCAGCTGCAGAAGAAGAAAAAACTGAGTTTACGGTCTTCTTAAATGAAATTGGTGCAGATAAAATTAAAGTAATTAAAGCTGTAAAAACAGCGACCGGATTAGGTCTCACTGAAGCAAAAGCTCTCGTTGAAAGTGCACCAAAACCAATTAAAGAAAATATGCCTAAAGCGGATGCCGAAAAATTAAAAGCAGAATTGGAAGCAGTCGGCGCAAAAGTTGAGATTAAATAG